The Triticum aestivum cultivar Chinese Spring chromosome 5A, IWGSC CS RefSeq v2.1, whole genome shotgun sequence genomic sequence ACTGGTAAcgaggagaccggtatagtgagcatgtgtatgactcaagacaataccgatatatctcacctcgggttttgtaaagtatagcgaagcaaagggaatagcacatgataaccaaaggttcattcAAATGTCATTCATGAattcatagggatcgatatgaATGTCCATGGTTCCGTTATCAGTCATTGAATAAAATGGGTTTTGTCATGTCTATGTTTGAACGAACCTACGGGGtaacaagcttaaggtaatcacgatctgctgagtgttagtaggatgggagtAGTGAGAAAATATTTGTGAAATAGTTTCATAATATTtgaatagtttcgagaggaacaGAAAGTGTTTCAGGGTCACCagaagggtttcagagtttattGTGCAATACCAGATATTACCGACAAATAATATATAGGTGAAAAATATTTCCtgagatgttaaattaataatgaAGGTCTCTAATAATAGttaggaggcttttatatttaTTTAAATATCAACAAGCCTTAAAAGGCTAAGTGGTGGAAAGCTACTTGGGCCACTTTGGCCCAAatagaggtggcgccccccttcccaCTTGGGGAAGGAAGGGAGGACTCCCCCTCCTCTTGGCCAGCCAAGGGGGGAGACTCCCCCCCTTGTGtggtgcccctcctcctcctcctccaaccaatATATACTAGAGTGTTTTGGCACCTTTTgtacacacaagttttggagcctcatcTAGTTCTCTACTTCTAGCTCTAGTTGGTCCTACTTGATCTAATTAGAGCTAAACCTAGATCGCCTAgtactcataattagaagcccacagtggttctaatctcctccctctaattcttcggcgaggattagctctggatggtgaagcgctgccggatcgtgaagaccatACCCTTGcaatccatggagatgccatgctTTAGGTCTTTCGTTCGAGGGACTATTCATGGCCGGTTTGAGGGATCTTTAATCGATGGTTCGAGTGACTTCAAGTACGATCTAACACTGACTCGTCTTCTTCTGCTGCAACTCGAAGTTGATCTGATTCAAACCGCTATTGCATCTTCAAAGTGTTCTTGGCAGATCGTAGGGCGATTTTTTTGTtctttctactacgtttcccaacaccctGGGATTCGAATCCAGGTCTCCCATGTGGGGGTCCACGCCGCTAGTCGGTGGTGaggattgttttgaggaagtgaaACGTTCGCTGGCTTTTGTCTTACAACAACCTAGTTTCACATTTGACATGGTAGCGATCTTGCGCCGAGATTCATGCAATGATGGAAAAAGGGGGTTGCTGCAAAATTCCTCATAGCTAACTGTTGTCAGTTGTGATTTCCATAAACTATTGGGTGCAAAATTAAAGGAAGGAATTAACTTATGACATTGATGTAGATTACTTCTGATGTTTAAATTTGCATcaattttatttttcatgcatgacATCGATGTAGATTACTTTTGGTGTTCTTTATACGTCATGATGTTTGATGAATAAATTGAAAGCTTTTCATAAAGAACGTTGTCAATCACATCAATTTACTTCAAATCATAACCCATGTCCTAAGCTCCATGTCATGATCCTCAAATGATGCATCTTTTGTTTGTCATCAGCGATCGACTGTCCGGTGACATAGTTCCTCGACCCGGCCAACCATGGTTCATAGAAATTGATATTTTTTCCGTTGCAATGCACAAGCATTTGTGCTAGTTCAGAAAAAGGGCTTAATTCATGACTGGAGGATGGCGCAACAAAGCGTGTGTCACCCTCTAGCATACCTGGCGAACGGGGTGACATGACCCACCCTTAAACGGGTCAGGCATGACAATGCAAGCCGAGACCCGTATATAAGTGGGTCGTGCCGGGCCGACATGGATGCTTCGTCATGTGGCCCAGACACGACACATGAGTAAACGGACTGGCATGGGCCGACATTTGTGCCACATGATGCTTTTGAGTCAAATTGAGCTGTTTTTTAAAGACCTTTTTGGGCTGTTTTTCGGACCTATACATTATAAATAATTCTAATAAATATAAAATAAACGGGCGCTTGCTGGCCCAACGTGCGTGCCTCGCCACGTGGGCTAGGTCATGCATGTGACATGTTGGGCAAGCACGTAGACCTGGCCAAATGGGTCAACACGGCCTGACCTGTGCTAATCGTGTTTGGCACGACACGATCCGCACATCCACGTTTATTAGACTGGTCGTGCTGTGCTGGCCCACGTGCCTTACTCCTCGGCCCAGGCACGATACATTTAGTAACCGGCCGACCCGTGGCACATTTAACATGTTTGGGCCGCGTGCTTTTCGGTCTGCTAGGCTATATTTCTGGGCCATTTTGGGTCTATTGGATTGTTTCttaggttatatatatatatatattcaaaaatTCGAAAAAAAAGTGCCGCGTGCCGTGCATGGCCCATTTAGGCTGTGCCGTGCGTGCTTCTAGCACGAGAAGCACGGCCTGTTTGGCCAGCTATACCCTCTagcttgtctcaaaaaaaaaagctaTACCTTGTAGCACACTGCCTATCCCGGGAGAAGGTTTTTGGCGCTGACCCACATGTCATCGAGCAAGACCACATCCGCAGGGCCTTCTCCTGGCCTGAGCAGCTCCCCTTCCCTCTCCGGCAACAATTACCGCAAACCACCGCCCCCTCTCCGGCGGCAACCACAGCGGCGCCATAGCTAGTCCGAACGCCAATGTCCACCGCTGCCTCTGCGCTCCGCCCGGCGCCGCGGTGGGGTGCGCCGTCGCAGCGCCGGCTCGTGGAGCAGCACCTGGCGTCACTGCCCCACGGCCTCCAGCGCCTCCACCACGTGCAGGAGCTCCACGCGCAGCTCCTCAAGCACGGTATCCACCTCGACCCGCTCACCGCCTCCAAGCTTATCTCCTCATacgcgctccagcgccgcctccCGGCCTCCCGCCGCATCTTCGCCTCCTTCCCCAATCCTCACGCCACCACCTTCCTCCCGAACACCCTTCTCCGCGCCTACGCGCTCAATGCCCTGCCCCACGCTGCGGTCTCTGTCTTCTCCGCCATGCCCCAGCGGGACAGCTTCACCTACTCCTTCCTCATCAAGGCGCTCTCCTCAGCGGGCTTGACTCCCCTCAGGGCGGTGCACTCCCACGTCGTTAAACTCGGGTCCATCGAGGACACCTATGTCGGGAACGCGCTGATCGACGCCTACTCCAAGAACGGCGGGTTTTTGGACGCCAGCaaggtgttcgaggaaatgccTAGCCGGGATACCGTGTCCTGGAACTCGGCCATGGCTGCGATGGTGCGACAGGGCGATGTGGTAAGTGCGAGGAGGATGTTTGACGAGATGCCGGAGAAGGACACGGTAAGCTGGAACACCGTGCTAGATGGGTACACCAAGGCTGGGAAGATGGAGGAAGCGTTCGAGCTGTTTCAGTGCATGCCAGAGAGGAATGTGGTGTCGtggtcgacggtggtgtctggttACTGTAAGAAGGGTGACATGGAGATGGCTCGAGTAATCTTTGATAAGATGCCAACGAAGAACTTGGTAACGTGGACGATAATGGTCTCGGCATGTGCCCAGAATGGGCTTGTTGAGGAGGCTGGACGGTTGTTTACTCAGATGAAGGAAGCTGGTGTGGAACTTGATGTGGCTGCGGTTGTGAGTATCTTGGCTGCATGTGCAGAGTCAGGCTCGCTTGCTCTTGGGAAGAGGATTCACCGGTACGTGCGGACAAGGCAACTGGGGAGGTCGACCCATGTGTGCAATGCAATGATTGACATGTTTTGCAAGTGTGGATGTGTAAACCGGGCTGATTATGTCTTTGACACTGAAATAGCTGAGAAGGATTCAGTGTCATGGAACACCATAATTGGGGGATTTGCGATGCATGGGCATGGAGACAAGGCGCTGGACTTCTTTGCCCAAATGAAGCTACAAGGGTTCCGTCCTGATGCTGTGACAATGATCAACGTTCTTAGTGCATGCACACACATGGGGTTTGTGGAAGAGGGACGCCGGTATTTCAACAAT encodes the following:
- the LOC123102450 gene encoding pentatricopeptide repeat-containing protein At3g29230, with product MSTAASALRPAPRWGAPSQRRLVEQHLASLPHGLQRLHHVQELHAQLLKHGIHLDPLTASKLISSYALQRRLPASRRIFASFPNPHATTFLPNTLLRAYALNALPHAAVSVFSAMPQRDSFTYSFLIKALSSAGLTPLRAVHSHVVKLGSIEDTYVGNALIDAYSKNGGFLDASKVFEEMPSRDTVSWNSAMAAMVRQGDVVSARRMFDEMPEKDTVSWNTVLDGYTKAGKMEEAFELFQCMPERNVVSWSTVVSGYCKKGDMEMARVIFDKMPTKNLVTWTIMVSACAQNGLVEEAGRLFTQMKEAGVELDVAAVVSILAACAESGSLALGKRIHRYVRTRQLGRSTHVCNAMIDMFCKCGCVNRADYVFDTEIAEKDSVSWNTIIGGFAMHGHGDKALDFFAQMKLQGFRPDAVTMINVLSACTHMGFVEEGRRYFNNMERDYGIVPQIEHYGCMIDLLGRGGLIEEAVDLIKSMPWDPNEVIWGSLLSACRLHKNVEYAEIAVNELSKLQPSNAGNYAVLSNIYAEAGQWSDMAKARMQMKGTGSQKSAGSSWIELDEAFHEFTVGDRKHSDSDQISEMVDRLSSHVKDVGCLPTAHELLVQ